One Bacillus sp. 1780r2a1 DNA segment encodes these proteins:
- a CDS encoding M3 family oligoendopeptidase, producing MTFDQYTYERPDLNQLKKEFKQSITILKEAKNIEKQYEAIEELNELRTDYSTMSNLCYIRHSIDTNNEFYQREQDYFDEISPLYEELMHEYYEALVSSSFREELEVALGTQLFALAESHLKTFHPSIIEDLQKENKLSSQYTKLIASAKIMFDGEERTLAQLEPFMQSPNREIRKNAAASRFQFFKDHEGELDRIYDELVQVRTKMAKKLGYKNFVELGYARMTRTDYNAEMVQAFREQVLTEIVPLAEELRKRQANRIGVDELLYYDESFEFQTGNAIPKGDANWIIEKGKEMYSELSAETDEFFGFMMDNNLMDLVAKKGKAGGGYCTFLERYKAPFIFSNFNGTSGDIDVLTHEAGHAFQVYQSRNIGVMEYYWPTYESAEIHSMSMEYFTWPWMEGFFKEDTPKYKFTHLSSGLLFLPYGVAVDEFQHIVYENPTLTPEERKNEWRKLEHKYMPSKNYDGETYLENGGFWQKQSHIYNDPFYYIDYTLAQICAFQFWKKDNENHEQAWRDYLHLCKLGGSKSFTSLVKEANLLSPFEDGCVKSVIGDIKAYLNSIDDQSL from the coding sequence GTGACATTTGATCAATATACATACGAAAGACCAGATTTAAATCAGCTGAAAAAAGAGTTTAAACAAAGTATTACTATTTTAAAAGAAGCTAAAAATATTGAAAAGCAGTACGAAGCTATCGAAGAACTAAACGAGTTGCGAACAGATTATAGTACGATGAGCAACTTGTGTTATATTCGCCACTCTATTGATACAAACAATGAGTTTTATCAAAGAGAGCAGGATTATTTTGATGAAATTAGTCCTCTGTATGAAGAGCTTATGCATGAATACTATGAAGCACTTGTTTCATCAAGTTTTCGTGAAGAGTTAGAAGTTGCACTAGGAACGCAGTTATTTGCGTTAGCTGAAAGCCATTTAAAGACATTCCATCCATCTATTATTGAAGATTTACAGAAAGAAAATAAGCTTTCTTCTCAGTATACGAAGCTTATAGCCTCCGCTAAAATTATGTTTGACGGCGAAGAGCGCACTCTTGCCCAGCTGGAGCCTTTCATGCAGTCACCAAACAGGGAAATACGAAAAAATGCTGCTGCTTCACGCTTTCAATTTTTTAAAGATCATGAAGGTGAATTAGATCGTATTTACGATGAGCTAGTTCAGGTACGAACAAAAATGGCAAAGAAACTGGGATATAAGAATTTTGTAGAGCTTGGATATGCACGTATGACTCGTACAGATTATAATGCAGAGATGGTTCAAGCGTTTCGAGAGCAAGTCTTAACAGAGATTGTGCCATTAGCAGAAGAACTTAGAAAGAGACAAGCGAATCGCATTGGTGTTGACGAATTACTTTATTACGATGAGTCGTTTGAGTTTCAAACAGGCAATGCAATCCCAAAAGGAGATGCAAACTGGATTATTGAGAAAGGTAAAGAGATGTATAGTGAGCTTTCAGCAGAAACAGATGAGTTCTTTGGTTTTATGATGGATAATAACCTTATGGATTTAGTTGCCAAGAAAGGTAAAGCAGGTGGGGGCTACTGTACGTTTTTAGAACGTTATAAAGCGCCGTTTATTTTTTCGAATTTTAACGGCACGTCAGGTGATATTGATGTATTAACTCACGAAGCAGGGCATGCTTTTCAAGTATATCAAAGCAGAAATATTGGAGTAATGGAATATTACTGGCCAACTTATGAATCAGCAGAAATTCATTCTATGAGCATGGAGTATTTTACGTGGCCATGGATGGAAGGTTTCTTTAAAGAAGACACACCAAAGTATAAGTTCACGCATTTAAGCTCAGGGCTGCTTTTTTTACCTTACGGTGTAGCAGTTGACGAGTTTCAACATATTGTTTATGAAAATCCAACGCTTACGCCAGAAGAGCGAAAAAACGAGTGGAGAAAGTTAGAACATAAATACATGCCTTCTAAAAATTATGATGGCGAAACATACCTTGAAAACGGTGGATTCTGGCAAAAGCAATCTCATATTTACAACGATCCATTTTATTATATTGATTACACGCTGGCCCAAATTTGTGCATTTCAATTTTGGAAAAAAGACAATGAAAATCATGAACAAGCATGGAGAGACTATTTGCATTTATGTAAGCTTGGTGGAAGCAAGTCGTTTACCTCGCTTGTGAAAGAAGCCAATTTACTTTCGCCTTTTGAAGACGGCTGCGTAAAGTCGGTTATTGGTGATATTAAAGCCTATTTAAATAGTATAGATGATCAATCATTGTAA
- a CDS encoding AAA family ATPase, with product MMCQNCQQREATIYLNVQANQQKSQYRLCHTCYQSLMKQNKMPSGFGGGHFMNIDDLFNQLANEQAMNQSAQQPTPQQGGNGGGFLDEFGRNLTQIAKAGLIDPVIGRDEEIERVIEILNRRNKNNPVLIGEPGVGKTAVVEGLALKIAEGDVPSKLMNKDVYLLDVAALVANTGIRGQFEERMKQLISELQQRKNVIVFIDEIHLLVGAGSAEGSMDASNILKPALARGELQVVGATTLKEYRAIEKDAALERRFQPVMVHEPSVDEAVQILKGIQNKYEAYHSVNFTEDAIKACVNLSHRYIQDRFLPDKAIDLLDEAGSKMNLKAGITNKDDIDKRLKEIAVAKETALKEEKYEAAAKLRDEEAKLEKQLNQEQEKAEVTVEHIQAIIEKKTGIPVGKLQENEAHKMNNLSANLSDKVIGQSEAVEKVAKAIRRSRAGLKAKHRPIGSFLFVGPTGVGKTELTKTLAEEMFGTKDAMIRLDMSEYMEKHAVSKLIGAPPGYVGHDEAGQLTEKVRRNPYSIILLDEIEKAHPDVQHMFLQILEDGRLTDSQGRTVSFKDTVIIMTSNAGVGEKKITVGFEAENEALRHASVLDSLSAYFKPEFLNRFDAIIEFNHLEQEHLVKIVELMLHELEETLKEQNIALQVTDKAKEALASLGYHPAFGARPLRRAIQEHVEDQITDLLLTDEEINEVFIDANDQQKISVTSKLK from the coding sequence ATGATGTGTCAAAACTGTCAACAACGTGAAGCAACAATTTATTTAAACGTACAAGCTAACCAACAAAAATCACAATATCGTTTATGCCATACATGTTATCAATCATTAATGAAACAAAATAAGATGCCGTCTGGATTTGGAGGTGGTCATTTCATGAACATTGATGATTTATTCAATCAGTTAGCAAACGAACAAGCCATGAATCAATCAGCTCAGCAGCCTACTCCTCAACAAGGAGGAAACGGTGGTGGATTCTTAGACGAATTTGGTCGCAACCTAACACAAATTGCAAAAGCTGGTTTAATTGACCCTGTTATTGGACGTGACGAAGAAATTGAACGCGTCATTGAAATCTTAAACCGCCGTAACAAAAACAACCCTGTTTTAATTGGTGAGCCTGGTGTAGGTAAAACTGCTGTTGTCGAAGGCTTAGCATTAAAAATTGCAGAAGGCGATGTTCCTTCAAAACTCATGAATAAAGACGTATACTTACTAGACGTCGCTGCTCTTGTAGCAAACACGGGTATTCGTGGTCAGTTTGAAGAGCGCATGAAACAGCTAATCAGTGAACTACAGCAGCGCAAAAACGTCATTGTATTCATTGACGAAATTCACTTGCTTGTTGGAGCTGGTTCTGCTGAAGGTTCAATGGATGCAAGCAACATCTTAAAACCAGCATTGGCCAGAGGTGAACTTCAGGTTGTAGGTGCCACAACGCTGAAAGAATACCGCGCTATTGAAAAAGATGCGGCTCTTGAGCGTCGTTTCCAACCTGTAATGGTCCATGAACCATCTGTAGATGAAGCCGTCCAAATTTTAAAAGGCATTCAAAACAAATATGAAGCGTATCACAGCGTTAACTTTACTGAAGATGCCATTAAAGCTTGTGTAAATTTATCACATCGCTATATCCAAGACCGATTCTTACCTGATAAAGCCATTGATTTATTAGATGAAGCTGGCTCAAAAATGAACTTAAAAGCAGGTATTACAAACAAAGATGATATTGATAAGCGACTAAAAGAAATTGCTGTGGCAAAAGAAACAGCTTTAAAAGAAGAAAAATATGAAGCTGCTGCCAAACTTCGTGATGAAGAAGCAAAGCTTGAAAAACAGCTAAACCAAGAGCAAGAAAAAGCTGAAGTTACAGTTGAACATATTCAAGCAATCATTGAAAAGAAAACGGGTATTCCAGTTGGAAAACTCCAAGAAAATGAAGCTCATAAAATGAACAACCTGTCAGCAAACCTTTCTGACAAAGTCATTGGGCAAAGCGAAGCAGTAGAAAAAGTTGCAAAAGCAATTCGTCGCTCTCGTGCTGGGCTCAAAGCGAAACACCGTCCTATTGGATCTTTCTTATTTGTTGGTCCAACAGGGGTTGGTAAGACAGAGCTTACAAAAACTCTAGCAGAAGAAATGTTTGGAACAAAAGATGCGATGATTCGTCTTGATATGAGTGAGTATATGGAAAAGCACGCGGTGTCTAAACTGATTGGTGCACCTCCAGGTTATGTAGGTCATGACGAAGCCGGCCAATTAACTGAAAAAGTTCGTCGTAACCCTTACTCTATTATTTTACTTGATGAAATTGAAAAAGCGCATCCTGACGTTCAGCATATGTTCCTCCAAATCTTAGAGGACGGACGCTTAACTGATAGTCAAGGCCGTACCGTAAGCTTTAAAGATACGGTAATCATTATGACAAGTAACGCAGGTGTAGGAGAAAAGAAAATTACAGTGGGCTTTGAAGCAGAGAATGAAGCACTTAGACATGCTTCTGTTTTAGATTCCCTCTCTGCTTACTTTAAACCAGAATTCTTAAATCGTTTCGATGCGATTATTGAATTTAATCACCTTGAACAAGAACACTTAGTAAAAATTGTTGAGCTTATGCTTCATGAATTAGAAGAAACGCTTAAAGAACAAAACATTGCTCTACAGGTTACAGATAAAGCCAAAGAAGCGCTAGCATCTCTTGGCTACCACCCGGCATTTGGTGCTCGTCCACTGCGTCGCGCTATACAGGAGCACGTTGAGGACCAAATAACTGACCTTTTATTAACAGATGAAGAAATAAACGAAGTTTTCATTGATGCTAATGACCAGCAAAAAATCAGCGTTACTTCTAAACTAAAATAA
- the nhaC gene encoding Na+/H+ antiporter NhaC, producing the protein MKKEITFGQSIGIVVVLLGLIFASLFLLGLAPHVPLLISIVTLCIIGALMGVKWKTFEHGIIEGIKVGIKPILILMLVGVLIAAWMVGGTIPTILSYGFNWISPQYFLISALLITILVSSFTGSTFTTISTVGVALFGIGTAIGVNPGLAAGIIVSGAVFGDKMSPLSDTTNFASGIVGVPLTTHIRHMLWTTLPSIIVTAGIALVIGISTHRTGVNYGDIEAVQNALGDTFNLNLLTLLSPLVVLILSIKRFDVLPTLVIGVIIAVITGVLLQPTVTLGSMLGALQSGGQIDSGNEIVNAIVTKGGLDSMMFSVSLVIIALALGGLMRELGVVQALIEGLAKQVRRSGDVVLSTILSSIGVNVITGEQYLSILLPGQTFKPLYVKWNLKEKNLSRTLEDGGTVINPLIPWGVSGAFISQTLGIPVVEYLPFAFFCLLCPIFAVILGYTGLGIAKQK; encoded by the coding sequence ATGAAAAAAGAGATAACATTTGGACAGTCGATCGGGATTGTGGTTGTTTTATTAGGACTTATTTTTGCATCATTATTTTTATTAGGCTTAGCACCACATGTTCCATTACTTATTAGTATTGTGACGCTTTGTATCATTGGGGCACTTATGGGTGTGAAATGGAAAACTTTTGAACATGGCATTATAGAAGGAATTAAAGTAGGGATTAAGCCCATTTTAATTCTTATGCTTGTGGGTGTATTAATTGCCGCTTGGATGGTAGGGGGAACAATTCCAACTATTTTATCGTATGGATTCAATTGGATTTCACCGCAGTATTTTTTAATTAGTGCACTTTTAATTACAATCTTGGTATCCAGCTTTACTGGAAGTACGTTTACAACGATTAGCACGGTTGGAGTGGCTTTATTTGGTATAGGGACGGCAATTGGAGTAAACCCAGGTCTTGCTGCAGGAATCATTGTTTCCGGAGCAGTATTTGGTGACAAAATGTCTCCGTTATCGGATACGACCAACTTTGCTTCCGGGATTGTGGGAGTACCGTTGACGACTCATATTCGTCACATGTTATGGACGACGTTACCAAGTATTATTGTAACGGCTGGGATTGCATTGGTCATTGGCATCAGCACACATCGAACGGGAGTAAACTATGGGGATATTGAAGCTGTACAAAATGCGTTAGGTGATACGTTTAATCTTAATCTCCTAACACTTTTATCACCGCTTGTTGTATTGATTTTATCTATTAAGCGATTTGATGTGCTTCCTACTTTGGTAATTGGAGTTATTATTGCCGTAATAACAGGGGTACTGTTACAGCCGACTGTTACATTAGGAAGCATGCTTGGTGCTCTGCAAAGCGGTGGTCAAATTGATTCCGGCAACGAAATTGTAAATGCTATCGTAACAAAAGGCGGACTGGACTCAATGATGTTTTCAGTGTCCCTTGTCATTATTGCCCTAGCTCTTGGTGGGTTGATGCGTGAGCTTGGCGTTGTTCAAGCTTTAATCGAAGGATTAGCTAAGCAAGTGCGAAGAAGCGGCGATGTAGTGCTGTCAACGATTCTTTCATCTATTGGCGTTAACGTTATAACTGGAGAGCAATATTTATCGATTTTATTACCTGGGCAAACATTCAAGCCGCTTTACGTAAAGTGGAACTTAAAGGAGAAAAATTTGTCTCGTACATTAGAAGATGGAGGAACGGTTATTAACCCATTAATTCCATGGGGAGTAAGCGGAGCTTTTATTTCACAAACCCTTGGTATTCCTGTGGTGGAGTATTTACCTTTTGCGTTTTTCTGTCTACTATGTCCAATATTTGCTGTAATTTTGGGTTATACAGGTCTCGGTATTGCTAAACAAAAATAA
- a CDS encoding prolyl oligopeptidase family serine peptidase translates to MKKWGFIVLLTIAVLGVTAVFYRAESGDVNKEKVHLFSPYASNVDIYQITYPSDGLQVKGFLLQPKDIVDKKYPLLVYNRGGNREHGMIRDKTLRYLSSWADKGYVVVTTQYRGNGGSEGVETYGGDDIHDVLNLIKWGEQLPYVNPEQKVALGYSRGGMMTYLTMKNGISFDAVVVQSGITDMFQFYDQRGSEMKQVLRDIVGDPKMYPERYKSRSVVYWSDKVNSPLLILQGDHDKKVHHTQAEKLVAQLEEQNKEYKYVLYKGGDHPLSNYYNEYNAEIDKWFQQHLVE, encoded by the coding sequence TTGAAAAAGTGGGGGTTCATTGTACTGCTTACCATCGCTGTACTTGGCGTGACCGCTGTTTTTTATCGAGCGGAAAGCGGCGATGTAAACAAAGAAAAAGTGCATTTATTTTCACCTTATGCTAGTAATGTTGATATATATCAAATCACTTATCCAAGCGATGGGTTACAAGTTAAAGGATTTCTATTACAGCCTAAAGACATTGTGGATAAAAAATATCCGCTGCTAGTTTATAATCGTGGTGGAAACCGTGAACATGGTATGATTCGAGATAAAACCTTGCGCTACTTATCATCATGGGCTGATAAAGGTTATGTTGTGGTTACGACACAATATCGTGGAAATGGCGGAAGTGAAGGGGTCGAAACATACGGTGGAGACGATATCCATGACGTCCTTAACCTTATTAAATGGGGAGAACAGCTGCCTTATGTAAACCCTGAACAAAAAGTAGCGCTTGGCTATTCACGTGGTGGAATGATGACGTATTTAACAATGAAAAACGGCATATCTTTTGACGCCGTGGTTGTTCAATCTGGAATTACGGATATGTTTCAGTTTTATGATCAAAGGGGCTCTGAAATGAAGCAAGTGTTAAGAGATATTGTTGGAGATCCTAAGATGTATCCTGAACGATATAAAAGCCGATCGGTTGTCTATTGGAGTGATAAAGTAAATTCACCGCTTCTTATTTTACAAGGAGATCATGACAAAAAGGTACACCATACCCAGGCAGAAAAGTTAGTAGCGCAGCTTGAAGAACAAAATAAAGAGTATAAATACGTCTTATACAAAGGTGGAGATCATCCACTAAGCAACTATTATAATGAGTATAATGCAGAGATTGATAAATGGTTTCAACAGCATTTAGTTGAATAA
- a CDS encoding DUF6254 family protein gives MTQSKRQQERQWNVRKQSQNPSHGKVKSFEELAEEITPKNKNK, from the coding sequence ATGACACAATCAAAAAGACAGCAAGAGCGTCAATGGAATGTGCGTAAACAGTCGCAAAATCCATCTCATGGAAAAGTAAAGTCATTTGAAGAATTAGCAGAAGAGATTACGCCAAAAAATAAAAATAAATAA
- a CDS encoding 3-ketoacyl-ACP reductase codes for MGQSLQGKVAIITGAGKGIGRATALDLAKEGVNLGLLARTEADLKAVAQEVEALGVKVAYATADVSSIEEVNKAVDYLHNQLGKADILINNAGIGKFGGFLELSPEEWKQIIDINLMGVYYVTRAVLPQMIEKNGGDIINISSTAGQKGAPVTSAYSASKFGLLGLTESLALEVRKHNIRVTALTPSTVATELAYKENLTDGNPEKVMQPEDLAEIMVAQLKLHPRIFIKSAGMWSTNP; via the coding sequence ATGGGACAATCATTACAAGGAAAAGTAGCCATCATTACTGGTGCAGGTAAAGGTATCGGCCGAGCAACAGCGCTTGATTTAGCAAAAGAAGGAGTTAACCTGGGTTTACTAGCACGTACAGAAGCTGATTTAAAAGCCGTTGCCCAAGAAGTGGAAGCACTTGGTGTGAAGGTGGCTTATGCTACAGCCGACGTATCTTCAATTGAAGAAGTAAATAAGGCGGTTGATTACTTACATAACCAACTAGGTAAAGCAGACATTTTAATTAACAATGCGGGTATCGGAAAATTTGGAGGCTTTTTAGAATTATCTCCTGAAGAATGGAAGCAAATTATTGATATCAACTTAATGGGTGTCTATTACGTTACAAGAGCCGTTTTACCACAAATGATTGAGAAAAATGGTGGAGACATCATTAATATCTCTTCTACTGCTGGACAAAAAGGCGCTCCTGTCACAAGTGCATACAGTGCTTCAAAGTTTGGCTTATTAGGTCTAACAGAGTCTCTTGCTCTTGAAGTACGCAAGCATAATATTCGTGTAACTGCTTTAACACCAAGTACGGTTGCTACAGAGCTTGCATATAAAGAAAACCTTACAGACGGTAACCCTGAAAAAGTAATGCAGCCTGAAGATTTAGCAGAAATCATGGTAGCGCAGCTGAAGCTACATCCTCGTATCTTCATCAAATCTGCCGGCATGTGGTCTACTAACCCTTAA
- a CDS encoding spore germination protein produces the protein MRIKKLSELKSRSKKSKENESQPTAESSSSNTELLESVKDNLDAVKTELGDSADVVCREFAISVEEKFRLGLIYIDGLANEDSVQEFTMESIMHNHTKQLVHDDGAVNMFELIKNYSLAIGEIKEVTLLDDVILHVLSGDTALFIEGYQTCIIASTRGWGERAISEPQAQTVVRGPRDSFTETLRTNTALVRRRIKSPNLRMESQQIGKVTQTDVAIMYVKGIADQQVIEEVRSRLSKIDIDGILESGYIEELIQDEGYTPFPTIYNTERPDSVSAGLLEGRIAIFVDGTPFVLLVPALFIQFFQAAEDYYQRADISTLIRIIRYVAFFLALLTPSAYVALTTFHQEMLPFGLLISIAAQREGVPFPAVIEALIMEVVFEILREAGIRLPRAVGSAISIVGALVLGEAAVQAGLVSPAMVIVVSITAISNFVSPAYDMAIAVRMLRFALMLLAATFGLFGIILGLILMILHLCSLRSFGIPYMTPMAPFVSRDQKDALIRRSLKKMNTRPKLISEQNVVRERSNDEN, from the coding sequence ATGCGAATAAAAAAACTATCAGAATTAAAAAGTCGATCTAAAAAGTCTAAAGAAAATGAATCACAACCAACAGCTGAATCTTCATCTTCCAATACTGAACTGTTAGAAAGCGTAAAAGATAATTTAGATGCGGTGAAAACAGAGCTTGGAGATAGTGCAGATGTGGTTTGTCGGGAATTTGCCATTTCAGTTGAAGAAAAATTTCGATTAGGCCTTATTTACATCGACGGATTGGCGAATGAAGATAGTGTACAAGAGTTTACGATGGAATCCATTATGCACAATCATACGAAACAGCTTGTTCATGATGACGGTGCTGTGAATATGTTTGAGCTCATTAAAAATTACAGCTTAGCAATCGGAGAAATTAAAGAAGTCACTCTTTTAGATGACGTTATCCTACATGTTTTATCAGGTGATACAGCTTTATTCATAGAAGGTTATCAAACGTGTATCATTGCTAGTACAAGAGGATGGGGAGAACGAGCCATTTCAGAACCACAGGCTCAAACCGTGGTACGTGGACCAAGAGATAGCTTTACTGAAACGCTGCGTACCAATACGGCACTGGTAAGAAGGCGAATTAAATCCCCTAATTTACGAATGGAGTCTCAGCAAATCGGTAAAGTAACGCAAACAGACGTAGCGATTATGTATGTAAAAGGAATTGCGGATCAGCAAGTAATTGAAGAAGTAAGGTCCCGACTTTCTAAAATTGATATTGACGGTATATTGGAGAGTGGGTACATTGAAGAACTAATTCAAGATGAAGGTTATACTCCGTTTCCAACTATCTACAATACAGAAAGACCAGATTCAGTATCTGCAGGTTTGTTAGAAGGTCGCATAGCAATCTTTGTAGACGGAACGCCGTTTGTTTTATTAGTTCCGGCTCTATTTATTCAATTCTTTCAAGCTGCTGAAGATTACTATCAGCGCGCAGACATTAGTACGCTCATTCGTATTATCCGATACGTTGCCTTTTTCTTAGCTTTATTAACCCCATCTGCTTATGTTGCGCTTACCACCTTTCACCAAGAAATGCTTCCGTTTGGTTTGCTTATTAGCATCGCAGCTCAGCGTGAAGGTGTCCCTTTTCCGGCTGTAATTGAAGCGTTGATTATGGAAGTGGTTTTTGAAATTTTACGCGAGGCAGGAATTCGATTGCCAAGAGCCGTAGGTTCTGCTATTTCCATTGTAGGTGCACTCGTATTAGGAGAAGCTGCCGTGCAGGCGGGACTGGTGTCACCCGCGATGGTTATTGTCGTATCGATTACAGCCATCAGTAACTTTGTTTCACCAGCTTACGATATGGCGATTGCTGTAAGGATGCTCCGCTTTGCTTTAATGCTTTTAGCAGCAACGTTTGGCTTGTTTGGTATTATTTTAGGCCTTATTTTAATGATTCTACATCTATGCAGTTTACGGTCATTTGGCATTCCATATATGACGCCAATGGCTCCGTTTGTCAGTCGAGATCAAAAAGATGCACTCATTCGTCGTTCGCTAAAGAAAATGAATACGAGACCAAAGCTCATTAGTGAACAAAATGTTGTACGTGAACGGTCAAATGATGAGAACTAG
- a CDS encoding Ger(x)C family spore germination protein, whose translation MKRIVLVLCICLLPLSGCWSSRELNELAITVAVGIDEVKDGIELTVQIINPGDIQAQTPTNGPSVTTYSVKADSVMEALRKMTIESPRKIYLSHLRMLVLSEGIAKHGIAEVLDFFARDHEVRTDYFVVVAKNSRASSVLNVLTTIEKIPANYMFAALDTSQKVWAPTRGVKLNELISNLTSQGKHPVLTAVLVKGNRKKGGDMENVQRINQDTILNFRGLGIFKGDELVGWFNESESKGYNYVTGNVKSTVVVIPCEKKEKSHDIIGVEMLRTSTDIKSRMKDGKPVIEVNLKGEANVADVECQVNLQDPAMITELEKKAEHDVRDKMQRAIKTAQNDYQSDIFGFGEVFYRQNVKDWNKMRDNWDEIFSEELEVNLKVDVQIRRLGTLNNSYMKEMQN comes from the coding sequence ATGAAACGAATAGTACTTGTATTATGCATCTGTCTACTCCCATTATCAGGCTGTTGGAGTAGTCGAGAGCTAAATGAATTGGCCATCACCGTAGCGGTAGGTATTGACGAAGTAAAAGATGGAATTGAGTTAACCGTTCAAATTATTAACCCGGGTGACATTCAAGCCCAAACGCCGACGAATGGTCCCTCCGTTACTACGTATTCGGTTAAAGCAGATTCTGTCATGGAAGCTCTGAGGAAAATGACAATTGAATCACCTAGAAAAATATACTTATCTCATTTGCGGATGCTGGTTCTTAGCGAAGGAATTGCAAAACACGGAATTGCTGAAGTGTTAGATTTTTTCGCACGAGATCATGAAGTGCGAACCGATTATTTTGTCGTAGTAGCAAAAAATTCACGCGCTTCATCCGTTTTAAATGTGTTGACAACTATCGAAAAAATTCCAGCCAATTATATGTTTGCTGCACTGGATACGTCACAAAAAGTTTGGGCGCCTACGCGAGGTGTAAAGCTGAACGAGCTGATTAGTAACTTAACGAGCCAGGGCAAACATCCTGTGTTAACCGCTGTTCTTGTAAAAGGCAACCGTAAAAAAGGGGGAGATATGGAAAATGTCCAGCGAATTAACCAAGACACAATTCTAAACTTTAGAGGCCTTGGTATTTTTAAGGGAGATGAACTTGTCGGCTGGTTTAATGAAAGTGAAAGTAAAGGATACAACTACGTCACTGGAAACGTAAAAAGCACCGTCGTTGTTATTCCATGTGAAAAAAAAGAAAAATCTCATGACATTATTGGAGTGGAGATGCTTCGAACGAGTACGGATATTAAAAGTCGTATGAAAGATGGAAAGCCTGTAATTGAGGTGAATTTAAAAGGGGAAGCAAACGTTGCTGACGTAGAGTGTCAAGTTAACTTGCAAGATCCTGCTATGATTACTGAACTAGAGAAAAAAGCTGAACATGATGTGCGAGATAAAATGCAAAGAGCAATTAAAACAGCACAAAACGATTATCAAAGTGACATCTTTGGTTTTGGAGAAGTCTTTTACCGGCAAAATGTAAAGGATTGGAACAAAATGAGAGATAACTGGGATGAAATCTTTTCGGAAGAGTTAGAAGTGAACTTAAAAGTAGATGTACAAATACGTCGACTTGGCACGCTGAATAACTCATACATGAAAGAAATGCAGAATTAA